The genomic region ATACAGATATTGTGGATATTGTTGTTGCAGCTTCTGGTTCAATCTCTGTcccagaaaacaacaaaagtcCAATCAGGTTCACTGAGTTTATGTATAAATACAGTTATTGTTATGTAATGCTGATTATGAGTTTGAGTAGAGATGAACTCACCATTCGGACAGGCCTGACCGACATGAAGCGGTCACACCTGTAGCTGTTGGACCAGGTGTCCCAGCGTGGGTACTCTCCCTTCTCCAGCATGAACATCTCACCAGTCATGTTCTGCTGTTCATAACCCACCcagctggacagacagacagatagatattTTACTTGTAATAAATCAAGGAGAAGACATACGCTGATGCAACACGTATGTGGATGGCAGGTTTGGTGACTTACGGTCCACTCTCTACCCTGATGGAGCCGATTCTGTCAAAACCCTTCTCGCACAGGTTACGGCACTCTCCAAACAGGTCCATCCTACGGCCTTGGAAGTTCTCGTATTCGTAGAGGTATATCTGAAAAGTGAAACAAGCTGAATGCATTTATTTCTGGAGTCAAGTGTTTCCAATTTAGTTTTTATGATtagtcaatttaaaaaaaaaagaaagaaagaaaaaaagcagtacCTTGTAATTGCGCAGCCCTATGGCAGAGTGGCTGCCAATGCTGCCTTGAGCACCTGAGTGAGACATGATCAGATCtagagagagcagaggcacAGAGTCAGTCAGCCATTTTCAGTAATTATGCTAATTACAGTAATTGCTGTTTCTTTGCTCAAATACAGCATGTACTCCAATACACCAAGTGAGCATGGTGTGTAAAATGGCAGCTGTGTGAGCACAGGGATTCCTCTTGTTGACAAGAATCATTCATCCATCACCATCACAGCTGTCCAAAAGCCCTCGACAGAAACCATGAGCTGAAGCACCccttatttttaaatgtaatgaatgtCAATGTGAAGATGTTTGTGTCTATGTGCTTTTCAGAGTTAAATGGGAACATTTTGTGGTTCTTCATATGCATATTGCTTTAAAGTGacatagggaaaaaaaaaagatttttagatGTACCTTCATTACATGATAGGCATACTTGGGATGAATTTATATCCTCAAGAACCGTCTTTAAGACTTTAAAGGATTGACCGACACCAGCCTGAAAAGCACCACACCCAGCATCACAGATGGTGCTCTattgcacctgtaaccacacccaacagtgGTGTCACAGTGTACTGACACACCCTGGAGTGCACTTCTACATCACTGGAGCAAGgtgaggattaaaaaaaaaatataaataaatcaggGGGTGTTAAGTGGCTCTTTTAAAACACATTGTAaaaaccatttttattttttttctataatgTACCAAACATAAACCTCAAGGATGAGTGTATTTCCTTTCCTTGTCTTTTTTGactagatttagattttttttcttactttaacGTACATGCAAGTATTTGTAACACAATGTTGTTGTCTGAACATGATTACGTTCCAGTaaaatttggcattttttcCATAAATTTCCCGGTACGTCTCCTGATGTTCTGTCCTCTCCCAAGCAAGAATACTCAATAACCAGCCACAAAACAATTTCTCTGTCCAACCCTTCTATGTTCAGGTTTCTAAAGGATAAAGGATTAGACACAGTCCCTCATCTTTCTCATTAAGTTTACCTCAGGCAGAGCAAATGAACACAAGAACGGCTCTAACAGATGAAATCACACCCTGCTGCATCTTATGTCAATATTCCATCTACTCAGTCCAAAGTCAAGTTTAAGAGGAGTCAATCTTTGCTTGGTTCTTTCAGTCCAAAGTGTGAGCAGAACAGGAAAACCACAACATTCCCTCAACACCCAATTATCCTAGCAGCTCTTAAAGAGTTAGAAGACCTTAGGAGTGGAAACTTACAGTTAAAATTGCAGGTTGAAACGGACCGACCTTTTGGAGAAAGTGATGGACGCAGGCGTTGTGAGCggggatatatatatacattcaCATCCGAACCAAGTCTATAGAGGCAGGATCCTGACTTCTCATTGGCTGTGAGCTGTTTCGATTCACAGtgcaggggtcaaaggtcacactGCTTATCTGTGCACAAGTCATGCTGACTCGGCTGCCTGTTTTGTTGTCCAGCACCATTGTGGGG from Lates calcarifer isolate ASB-BC8 unplaced genomic scaffold, TLL_Latcal_v3 _unitig_2010_quiver_3048, whole genome shotgun sequence harbors:
- the LOC108891730 gene encoding LOW QUALITY PROTEIN: beta-crystallin B1-like (The sequence of the model RefSeq protein was modified relative to this genomic sequence to represent the inferred CDS: inserted 1 base in 1 codon; substituted 1 base at 1 genomic stop codon), with translation MSHSGAQGSIGSHSAIGLRNYKIYLYEYENFQGRRMDLFGECRNLCEKGFDRIGSIRVESGPWVGYEQQNMTGEMFMLEKGEYPRWDTWSNSYRCDRFMSVRPVRMDPQDHKICLYECTNFEGRKMEVCDEDIPSLWSYGFQDRVASIQVTGGTXLGGYQYPGYRGYQYVFEMGPYKHWNEWGAHHPXIQSIRRVRDMQTHRRGCFEMTA